The genomic region GCAACTATTTTCTGAGCTGTGTAAGCTTGGGACATTGTTTACCGCCGCCCTTTTGCTCAtacctattttttttttattaattaccGAGTTTTGTTAAATTTTACATGTaaatttttagtatttgatgtaatttgaaatatttaatgtttttatttatttttaaaaatttatttgttattttttctGATTTATTACACATTTttacttggttcacttttaatacttggttcacttttaaggtattccggacccttaagttttacttcggttttcaaaatcgttttaataatctttattctcgatttaaagtCAAGTTTTAATAAAACAAATCCGCACTCTGATTTTAAACCTTATTAAGTTTACCTGATTTTTATATTATGTTTCACTCCTCTtttatttttcactttttcttttatatatttttttccgCTTTTTGAGGTTTGTGTTCACCCATTGACGGTTCTAAagaatgattcatgtcagccgaccccaaatcattttgggattaagtcttcgatgttgttgttgtattatccCATGCACCTATATAGAACAAgtcgttgttgttgtattatcCCATGCACCTATATAGAACAAATCATTTTGGGATCATGTCAGCTCTGATCAATAGCCAGGCCACAGCCTCACCCACTGCCAGGCCTATTTTGGAGGGCAACAAGTACGTATCAGTACTGGCCAAACCACTATCTGCCACCATGACCAGCTGAAATCTTGTTCAACTAAGTCCAAAAAAGTCCTAAGGAGCCATGCCAAATTCACATTGCAAATCACACAAATTCAAGTTGAAAACAAGGTGTAGAAAAGGACAGAATACATAAAGTAAATTGCCATTTTTGGCTAAACAAAGAGAGAGCTGTTGATAAGGTCTTTTTGGCTTGTCTTAGCATATTTCAGATATCACCTACAACCAAGGTCAAGGCCTCAACTGAAACAACTCGTCCTTATACTCCCAGCCAAGGAAGAACATCAGCCAAGAAAGCAAATTGTCACTATCACTTGCaacttcttttgttttgtttcagtttgcctttaaattattttgtgatcatttgtaatatatttcaagTACTTTGTTTGTATCCTAAGAACTAATCCTTGCCTTTAGATGAGATTTATAGAGTTACTTTGTAATAGAACAACAAGGAGAGGCCTATATAGGGACCTCTACCTCTTCTGCATTGATACAACTCTTTTGATGAATTAAAACCAAGaaatttctctcaaatttaaacctctctAACTTGTACTTAGTCTATAGTTAAGAGTCGGGCCTGTTAACATCTTGTGCTTAGACTGTAGATGTTGAACAAAGTCTGTTAGTGAAACATAATCAATCATGTGCTGAGACTGTAGGTTGTTTCTCTCTGCTGTTGATTTAAGTTGAATTTTATTTGTGCTTTGTCTGTGGTAAttttcaatttgaatcgtccAATTTGTTAGCTTGCTACAATGTAAATGTTATGTGGGAtttgagttgataattatatcattTGGTCCTTGTTCAGTCTCAAAAAGCAATCCTGTGTCCAATCTATTAAAGTTTATATTTGACTTTAGCAATTTATTAAAAATATGTGGATTGCCTTAAAAATCTTGAAATTTTACTCAGAGTCAGTTTACTCATTGAAGAAATTTCTCACCGAATTTCATGAATTTAGGAGATCATTTGGCATTTTATTCAAATTTACAAGCTTTATTGCATTAGAGAAAGTTGTGTCTGAGTTCTTGGCAGAATAACTTCATTTCTGTCAAGAGCTTGGGTAATACACTGCAGGTTGCATGAAAATAGATCACTTTGAGCTTAAAAAAGGGAGTTTACCACACTCGATCAATTCCAAATTCATAAAATTTGAAGTATGTGTAGAAGACCATTATCACTTTATCATATAAAAAAGAGTGTAAATAGTCGTAGTACATATTTCATTCTTTAGAATTTTATTtgcactacaacaaataaggtaattggcgaccatataaggcgactgagaacagtcgccattaagaataaagcgactaagacccgtcgcccgcacttcgtagctGGGTTTGGTCGCTTTTTTGGCGACAAAGCGTTaaatcgccaattttggcgactgaattttttTAAAGCGGGCGACCGAAAttcgtcgccaaaattggcgactgtCATTAGTCGCTAAAAAGGCGACTGCTATTAGTCGCTTTACTAAAATCCACGTCATCTCCATATTCTTAAAAAAGGCGACGGAtgttggtcgccattttggcgacagttgttggtcgccattttggcgacagaTTGTGGTCGCCAAAACTACTGTTTTCCGTCGCCAATGCCCATAAAATAAATTCATGATCAGAGACTTAGCGACGGTTTCCCGTCGCCAAGTGCCCAGTGTCCGTCGCCAAATTTACATGTTTTTTAGCCtaaaaatcgtttttgacctagccaaatacgtaaaaacctgcaaataaaccaacatttccagcagagaacacatgggaagccaacacaaccaaacttgataaagaaaatcatgttccatacacacaactacgagtTCTACGAGTTTTGGTCATCTAACATTATCAGGAATAACATGTTTTCTAAAAAACTACATAACCggaaacttgctcccgctccactaccacctccatgattaggatctctaggatcctttgGTTGCGGGCGCCACCCAGTGTTGCAATTGGCGAAGAAGGAGTTCATCCGGTCCATTTCATCCTTCATCCTCTGAATTTCAGcatctctctcggcatcccgcctcTCCCTCTCGGCATCCCCGCCTCTCCCGGCGGCTAATTGAGCTTGGAGCACACTCACGACACTTGgggtataaggttgttgttgggaggaaattgaccctcttcttcttgtaggagggtagaaaatctcctttgccgacccgactccatacacatctcctctttggaacccctcaacaagatcaaaccatagctcattgtcatcaatttccgggttgttcttcctacggacaaggaattgttcctaaaaaattgataaaacattaatggttagaggttacttatctaaaaattgataaaacatatactttaaaaagctaagaaatttgtattttttgacacttacatataatcgttgatctttttccttcgcgaagatcaacttgcccttgcttgtcttctttgcgtgagtgtcaacaaagagatcaacaatcgtgggtaccttacccttattcttcttggtcttccggaaaaaaaacaaggaaattgttactcaaacatgataattaatgagactaattaaattagaagactattaaattaaaagctaagacaaataactTACATCTAACACCACACGATCATGAAAAGATTGAGACCCTCCATAATGAGTAGGCTCAACTTCCGCATCCTTATCTCCTCCTTTCATGTTGATCTTGTTAGGGCCGATGCTTCCTTGAACTCGGGACCGTTCCGGATTTGGTATATTCCTCATATGACGAACTCCGTaatcaataaaataaaaattattaattaatatattttcaaaatatgtaatgaattttaactaattacgggtattaaaagaaactaaatacctttcatgaaagatggcgccttcttcctcttagacaccttatacatgttgtcccttagcctcttcttgccaatgtcattatacctttgccaaactaggcgctcaaggttggttggccaatagaacacacgctacaaaaagtaaacatatagatgagaaacaaattaataataaggtaaaaagaataaataaattatatttaataatatatattttataaatagatacccggaagttgttgaaccacatctccttatcttcatcactagcgttactccaacaagtaacgccgtgtgtcatgttctcttgggtgctattagtcacaccacgaacaactgtttgacttctaaacctgaaatcaaacatgttaaaaacataattatataggaaaaaaaaataatgtataattaacatatgtctacaaaaagtcatttattactaaataaaaaaattacaaaatagaatgaataaaaaattaccaaAGACCATTCGGATCAAGGATCATCCTGTTGTCAGTATGTCGGGGTAtagcaacctcctcctcctcctcactcaccTCCGTAGTAGAACGGTCAACGTCCTCCTCCTGCTCTCGGGAGCTACTACCTCCCTCACTATAGCCTCCGCGCTGCCTACTTCCTCCAGGAGCCATGTGTACTACAATTGAATAAAAAGTGTTAGCAAATATTACaggataattattataagatacaaaaaaataaaacctaataaacaagtataaaagacaaaataaaacgctaataattgtttccaaattttgatatgtatacttttaataccttctcttactcatcatcatcatcatcatcctcatcttcttcttcttcttcttcttcttcttcctcttcctcctcctcttcttcttcttcttccccctcttctatcccatccctctccttatcattctcttcttcttcctcttctaactcCTCCTCCGCTTCTATCTCATTTGCATAAATAATTTCATCATGATCAATCGGGGACAAAACTGTTTCTGATACaacttcttcttggaaaaaagatgtatcaacttctgatcgtgcctttgttttaaaaacggcccaccattgcttttgttgtctatcattgcttgtgctcggaagagatgcaaaataaacttgatgagcttgttgtgcaagtataaatgggtcatattgagagtaggttcgagtatgattcacttccacgagtttgtaacgatcatggactcGTTCGCTACGGAATTATCCCTCCATTGAAtcttgaataagacggttttataactcctatcccggccattgtagcacaactcaaagatatcctctaatatgccataataatcattgccatcaagagaagaaatagtaacgccgtagttgcatttagccttacttttgccatagtcaaatgtttgaaacttaaacccattaattgaatatcgattccacgtcacaacctttcgagaaggacccaaagccaagcttcttatcacatcatcttgaatatttagcttacatacatgcttccgaaaccaggctggaaattgatcctcatgcTTATGCCAAACATCCTCTCTGTTCACATTAGGGCGATCTTTAATGAAATCTGTCACAAATTGAGCTTCATATGGCTCCAAAatctcacaattagatagcacataaaggtgggcacGGTTATACTCCTTGTCATCCAGAAATCTTGTTCCCCAACCGATGAACACCCTATTTCATCCCGCATTTGGAAACACTTGGGTATACTTGTGTCTAGTTCATCCGCTTCAtcaatattcaagtattttgctttggtctcaatatgtttttcaaaataaagagagcaaaaattggcaatctcttccgttaggtaggcattgcatatagaaccttccacacgagctttattaccaatttttttcttcacatgattaagaaacctttcgaaaggatacatccacctatattggacgggtccaccaactttagcttcatatggcaaatggataggtagatgctccatcgaattgaaaaaagaaggcggaaatatcatctcaagtttacacaaaatttctggtatttggtcttctaaacgactcatgtcctcaa from Silene latifolia isolate original U9 population chromosome 3, ASM4854445v1, whole genome shotgun sequence harbors:
- the LOC141649977 gene encoding uncharacterized protein LOC141649977, producing the protein MAPGGSRQRGGYSEGGSSSREQEEDVDRSTTEVSEEEEEVAIPRHTDNRMILDPNGLWFRSQTVVRGVTNSTQENMTHGVTCWSNASDEDKEMWFNNFRRVFYWPTNLERLVWQRYNDIGKKRLRDNMYKVSKRKKAPSFMKGI